One genomic region from Rosa rugosa chromosome 1, drRosRugo1.1, whole genome shotgun sequence encodes:
- the LOC133715339 gene encoding uncharacterized protein LOC133715339: MVGSCISNLRYTYIHGSKWPNEAVDVHQIIVKKSGAKGFLVYFFALIILANAFHLFLVKGGSVIILLWSFLLDAFLVKLLWKSVTKESVVVMPAFGVQLETHYKSGRVSRRFVPIDKILKPVLLECVTPVTCYWSLSFIVHGEADLVLVFKELRPPMKMLAPIWKALCAATGSKESLDTCKEDG; the protein is encoded by the exons ATGGTGGGTTCTTGTATAAGTAATTTGagatatacatacatacatggcTCCAAATGGCCTAACGAGGCGGTTGACGTGCACCAAATCATTGTTAAAAAGAGTGGTGCAAAGGGTTTCTTAGTCTACTTCTTTGCTCTCATTATTCTAGCAAACGCCTTCCATCTTTTCTTAGTTAAG GGAGGTTCAGTTATCATTCTTTTATGGAGTTTCCTTTTAGATGCATTCCTTGTAAAGTTGCTTTGGAAGAGTGTTACAAAAG AGTCCGTTGTGGTTATGCCAGCCTTTGGAGTTCAACTTGAAACTCATTATAAGAG TGGAAGAGTTTCTCGTCGCTTTGTTCCTATTGACAAGATTTTGAAACCTGTGCTACTAGAATGTGTGACTCCTGTTACTTGTTACTGGAGCCTGTCTTTCATTGTACATGGAGAAGCGGATTTGGTGCTAGTTTTTAAG GAATTACGTCCCCCTATGAAAATGTTGGCCCCCATCTGGAAGGCCTTGTGTGCTGCTACTGGTAGTAAAGAAAGCTTAGACACATGTAAGGAAGATGGATGA
- the LOC133715386 gene encoding WUSCHEL-related homeobox 8, producing the protein MMEWDKQHQQKEQEIEGNGNGNGGVGFVKVMTDEQLETLRKQIAVYATICEQLVEMHKNLTAQQDLAGVRMGNLYCDPLMTSIGHKITARQRWTPTPVQLQILEQLFDQGNGTPSKQKIKEITSELSQHGQISETNVYNWFQNRRARSKRKQQNATSNNAESEVETEVDSPKDKKKGPLDQLLQSQQNTSAQRAEDLCFQNPEMSSDLHFLDPQGIKEDKMFASSSDLRPSRGLGPMSYYDEVLSSSRGNELMTGKMEVGGSYNLFQQAEDYSM; encoded by the exons ATGATGGAGTGGGATAAGCAGCACCAGCAAAAAGAGCAAGAGATTGAAgggaatgggaatgggaatgGAGGAGTAGGGTTTGTGAAGGTTATGACTGATGAGCAATTGGAGACTCTCAGAAAGCAAATTGCTGTTTATGCTACCATTTGCGAGCAACTTGTGGAGATGCATAAGAACCTCACTGCCCAGCAAGATCTTGCAG GAGTCAGGATGGGTAATCTGTACTGTGATCCACTGATGACATCTATTGGCCACAAAATCACCGCCAGACAGCGGTGGACTCCAACACCGGTGCAGCTACAGATTCTGGAGCAATTGTTCGATCAAGGGAATGGAACTCCAAGCAAACAAAAGATCAAGGAGATAACCTCTGAACTGAGCCAGCACGGTCAAATTTCTGAAACCAATGTTTACAATTGGTTCCAGAATAGGCGTGCTCGATCAAAGAGGAAGCAACAGAATGCAACATCCAACAATGCTGAATCAGAAGTGGAGACTGAAGTTGACTCTCCCAAGGACAAGAAAAAAGGACCTCTGGATCAACTGTTACAGTCCCAACAGAACACATCAGCTCAAAGGGCTGAAGACTTGTGCTTTCAGAACCCTGAGATGAGTTCTGACCTGCATTTCTTGGATCCACAGGGCATTAAAGAAGACAAAATGTTTGCATCCAGCAGCGATTTAAGGCCTTCCAGAGGTTTAGGCCCTATGTCATACTATGATGAAGTGCTCTCAAGCTCAA GAGGAAATGAGCTGATGACAGGAAAGATGGAAGTGGGAGGGAGCTATAATCTTTTCCAGCAGGCAGAAGACTACAGCATGTGA
- the LOC133715404 gene encoding uncharacterized protein LOC133715404: MGGLLHLFDFNQGSMARKLFLHKKHDGGLDAPRNSLELQIETSQSYNDVGDLPVKEVGPKKNYPLESSMKKLINEEISKRSSTRHTGPSIVARLMGMDMLPMDTKSAVQPIEDKHEYRRTKSSKKEMNGRSSVDRVSSNSNSSRELDLDSFYQNNGTKDTGWSEDQKIGKPRREEHPQEEELQKFKKEFEAWQAARFRECSRIVENDNNQGELLAQEHLNKEKTAVSAKSKQTTIEKTMERIDHTVKEISHGRGVSSHRVDTMDLFPPEYTRSLSSKSRTKSLDFEQSSLMNSRKRVNISSAPTRIVILKPGPDSFCNHEETWINSPSTSEQRGSIEDFLEEVKDRLRCELQGKVHKRGSVVRGSGIETPFSEQPSDPKQIARHIANQVRESVTRDLGVNLLRSESTRSYRSEIQYNGAGSPEFIHRDTRRFLLERLRNVSERETELNSPVLTSGSYRSSALDYERVRLKQVGHTLEAQKDMSFWGRGMVKDDHVKTRSFRHGPDDDKLLDRELSPRNLVRSLSAPVSGTSFGKLLLENRHILTGAHIQRKHEAIEHVSLDMKSQKKERFNFKEKVSNFKYSFTLRGRLFGKRIQSATESRRTERYPMNDIRSGPTVITNSRERHDNFTEVPPSPASVCSTAQDDFCRTADCLSPISTPNATPREDRLVPQAFRDISDNLSELRRQLNQLESDEPDDASVEQEVIESEMSGLDNPAEVYIRDLLVASGLYDGSFEKYFSRWDTFGKPISLSVFKEVEESYKKLANDHDSSTKDHNGKANHKLLLDLLNEALSTVLGPPLNISKFRRKAINSSDLPPLRGKKLLDSVWESICHYLYPPNDRHYHSLDEIVSRDLGSSPWSELVEEDINVLGREIETLIMRDLVTEVLDDVKF; encoded by the exons ATGGGAGGCTTATTGCACCTTTTTGATTTCAATCAGGGCAGCATGGCCAGGAAGCTTTTTCTGCATAAGAAACATGATGGTG GCCTTGATGCTCCACGAAATAGCTTGGAGCTGCAAATAGAGACTTCTCAGAGCTATAATGATGTGGGAGATTTGCCG GTGAAAGAAGTTGGTCCCAAAAAGAATTATccacttgaaagttcaatgaaGAAATTGATCAATGAGGAAATATCCAAACGCTCAAGTACCAGACACACTGGACCAAGCATTGTGGCACGGCTTATGGGGATGGATATGTTGCCAATGGATACAAAATCAGCAGTTCAGCCAATTGAGGACAAACATGAATATAGGAGAACGAAGTCTTCAAAGAAGGAAATGAATGGAAGGAGCTCAGTTGATCGCGTCTCTTCCAACTCAAATTCCTCCAGAGAGTTAGATCTTGATTCCTTTTATCAAAATAATGGCACAAAGGACACTGGATGGAGTGAAGATCAGAAAATTGGAAAACCAAGGCGTGAAGAACATCCTCAAGAGGAGGAACTACagaagttcaagaaagaatttgaAGCATGGCAAGCTGCCAGGTTTAGGGAATGTTCAAGGATTGTCGAAAATGACAACAATCAAGGTGAGTTGCTTGCTCAAGAGCACCTCAACAAGGAAAAGACGGCAGTTTCTGCAAAATCCAAGCAAACAACAATTGAGAAGACTATGGAAAGAATAGATCACACAGTAAAAGAAATCTCACATGGAAGAGGTGTTTCGTCACATCGTGTAGATACAATGGATTTATTCCCACCTGAGTACACGAGATCTTTATCTTCAAAAAGCAGAACCAAGAGCTTAGACTTTGAGCAATCCTCCCTGATGAATTCCAGGAAGAGAGTGAACATATCTTCTGCTCCTACTAGGATAGTTATCTTAAAACCTGGTCCTGATAGCTTTTGCAACCATGAAGAGACTTGGATCAATTCCCCAAGCACTTCAGAGCAGAGGGGTAGTATAGAAGATTTTCTTGAGGAGGTGAAGGATCGACTGAGATGTGAACTCCAAGGGAAGGTGCATAAAAGGGGTTCAGTTGTCCGAGGAAGTGGAATTGAGACCCCATTTAGTGAACAGCCATCAGATCCAAAGCAAATTGCTCGTCACATTGCAAACCAGGTCAGAGAAAGTGTGACTAGGGATCTTGGAGTGAATTTGCTTCGATCAGAATCAACAAGATCATACAGAAGTGAAATTCAATATAATGGAGCAGGTTCCCCAGAATTCATACATAGAGATACTAGAAGATTCCTGTTAGAGAGACTAAGAAATGTTTCAGAAAGAGAGACAGAACTTAATTCTCCTGTATTAACTTCTGGCAGCTATAGGTCATCTGCACTAGACTATGAGAGGGTCAGATTAAAACAGGTGGGACATACTTTGGAAGCTCAAAAAGATATGAGTTTCTGGGGAAGAGGAATGGTGAAAGATGACCATGTAAAAACCAGATCATTCAGGCATGGACCAGATGACGATAAGTTGCTCGATCGAGAGTTGTCCCCTAGAAATCTCGTTAGGTCCTTATCTGCCCCAGTATCCGGAACATCATTTGGGAAGCTTCTTCTGGAGAACCGCCACATTTTGACTGGTGCTCACATTCAGAGGAAGCATGAAGCCATTGAACATGTGTCCTTGGATATGAAGAGTCAGAAGAAAGAAAGGTTTAATTTCAAAGAAAAGGTTTCCAATTTCAAATACAGTTTTACTCTTAGGGGCAGACTGTTTGGAAAAAGAATTCAATCAGCAACTGAATCACGTCGTACTGAACGTTACCCTATGAATGACATCAGGAGTGGCCCAACAGTTATTACCAACTCTAGAGAGAGACAT GATAATTTCACCGAGGTGCCTCCTAGTCCTGCATCTGTGTGCAGCACTGCTCAGGACGATTTCTGCAGGACAGCTGATTGTCTTAGTCCAATATCAACTCCAAATGCAACTCCAAGAGAAGATAGACTTGTGCCACAGGCATTCAGAGACATCAGCGATAATCTAAGTG AACTGAGAAGGCAACTGAATCAACTCGAGTCTGATGAGCCGGATGATGCATCTGTTGAACAGGAAGTGATTGAATCTGAAATGTCTGGACTAGACAACCCGGCAGAGGTTTACATACGAGATTTGCTTGTTGCTTCTGGTCTGTATGATGGATCATTTGAGAAATACTTTTCGAGATGGGACACGTTTGGGAAGCCCATCAGCCTCTCCGTGTTCAAAGAAGTGGAGGAATCTTATAAAAAGCTGGCCAATGATCACGATAGCTCAACCAAAGATCACAATGGGAAGGCAAATCACAAGTTGCTACTTGATTTGTTGAACGAAGCTCTTTCAACTGTTCTTGGACCTCCATTAAACATTTCTAAATTCAGAAGAAAAGCTATCAACTCCTCTGACCTGCCACCTTTACGTGGTAAGAAGCTGTTGGATTCTGTTTGGGAGAGTATATGTCATTATCTATACCCTCCAAACGATAGACACTATCACTCCCTCGATGAAATAGTTTCCCGGGATCTGGGATCCTCACCGTGGTCGGAACTGGTGGAGGAAGACATTAATGTTCTCGGAAGAGAGATTGAAACTCTGATTATGAGAGATCTTGTTACAGAAGTTTTGGATGATGTGAAGTTTTGA
- the LOC133715395 gene encoding DNA (cytosine-5)-methyltransferase 1-like, whose amino-acid sequence MGSAAAAEAAAVSKTTAPKNEPKSTSSSSSSGMTKKKGKKASQKEAPTSGRGKKRNSPPSGEEQSQSRKMPKRAAACKDFKERSVRLSEKSDFIASKEEQIVSDESLAVGLTCGQDPDDDKPNRRLTQFILHNEDGIAQPLEMVQHGDLFITGTLLPFNESSDKGKVKDRGIKCEGFGRIEAWDISGYDEGYPIIWLTTDVADYWCVKPASSYKKHYDNFCEKARACIEVYKVLSKCNSDCSLDELLAGIARSMSGNKFYDGSASIKEFILSQGVFIYNQLEGLEESSTRNDRILAQLPVLAALREECIKHGYYVPSKPAASSGTLKIASDIGDGRNGSSIVEAEEDEDAKLARLFQEEEYFKSMKQRKRQVAASTSKKFYIKINEDEIANDYPLPAYYKTAIEETDEFIVVDGEDGDLPTHMLHNWCLYNSDSRLISLELLPMKACADIDVTIFGSGVMSEDDGSCGFDLDADSIQSSSSGSIAPVAQDAYGMPVYLSSIKEWVIEWGASMISVSIRTELAWYRLGKPSKQYALWYEPILKTARVGRSIITMLKAESRVARLSFADVIKRLSELPKNDGGYISSDPASVERYVVVHGPIIFQLFTEFPDVKIKNCPFVHGLRDKMEKRHHTKWVVNKKILQKSESNLNPRASMGPVVSKRKTMQATTTKLINRIWGDYYSNYSPEDSSPGATCEKIEEEEVEEEAQEDIEEDDAEENSSVMEKAQRPSPILRKIKPCSSSKKILWDEEPLGKTCSGEALYKHAVLRGEEISVGGAVLVEVDGSDEIPVIYFVEYMYESSDGEKMFHGRMMQRGSDTVLGNTANERELFLTNECINLALKDVKQTVVVGVKSMPWGHQYRKENADANRIDRARAEERKKKGLPTEYYCRSLYCPEQGAFFSLSRHTIGLGSGFCHSCKVNEDEKAKEVFEVNSSKTGFIYSGDEYSVHDYVYISPYQFSVQTIETELFKAGRNLGLKPFVVCQVLGIITAKGSKQSEMKSTQVKVRRFFRPEDISVEKAYCSDIREVYYSEELHILPVDSIEGKCEVRKRSDLPECNAPALFQHIFFCEHLYDPSNGSIKQLPANIRVKYSTVGGDPESRKRKGKCKEGEDVPEVQKQRDDSDHKRLATLDIFAGCGGLSEGLHQAGVSVTKWAIEYEEPAGQAFQLNHPESKVFINNCNVILKAVMDKCGDVDDCISTSDANDLAASLDDKVKNDLPLPGQVDFINGGPPCQGFSGMNRFNTSTWSKVQCEMILAFLSFADYFRPKYFLLENVRNFVSFNKGQTFRLTLASLLEMGYQVRFGILEAGAYGVSQSRKRAFIWAAAPDEILPEWPEPMHVFGVPELKINLSSNSYYAAVRSTASGAPFRPITVRDTIGDLPAVGNGASKVNLEYESDPVSWFQKKIRGNMAVLTDHISKEMNELNLIRCKRIPKRPGADWKDLPEEKVTLSTGQVVDLIPWCLPNTAKRHNQWKGLFGRLDWEGNFPTSVTDPQPMGKVGMCFHPDQDRIITVRECARSQGFPDSYQFYGNTLHKHRQIGNAVPPTLAYALGRKLKEAVDSKSSSSQE is encoded by the exons ATGGGATCCGCCGCGGCCGCAGAAGCCGCCGCTGTTTCGAAGACCACCGCACCCAAAAACGAGCCCAAATCGACctcttcttcgtcttcctcaG GAATGACAAAAAAGAAGGGTAAAAAAGCTTCCCAAAAGGAAGCGCCTACCAGTGGTAGAGGTAAGAAGCGAAATTCGCCTCCGAGCGGTGAAGAGCAATCCCAGTCCCGCAAAATGCCCAAGCGTGCTGCTGCATGTAAAGACTTTAAGGAGAGGTCTGTTCGTCTTTCTGAAAAGTCTGATTTCATCGCAAGCAAGGAGGAACAGATTGTGTCAGATGAAAGTCTTGCCGTAGGCTTGACTTGTGGACAGGATCCAGATGATGACAAGCCAAACAGAAGACTGACTCAGTTTATCTTGCATAATGAAGATGGTATTGCACAGCCACTTGAGATGGTGCAACATGGTGATCTGTTTATTACTGGCACTCTATTGCCTTTTAATGAAAGTTCTGACAAGGGCAAAGTCAAGGACAGGGGTATCAAATGTGAAGGTTTTGGCCGAATAGAAGCATGGGACATCTCTGGTTATGATGAGGGATATCCAATAATATGGCTTACAACTGATGTTGCTGATTATTGGTGTGTTAAACCTGCAAGCAGCTACAAGAAACACTATGATAATTTCTGTGAGAAGGCGCGTGCTTGCATAGAGGTCTACAAAGTACTGTCAAAATGCAACTCTGACTGCAGTCTTGATGAATTACTTGCTGGCATCGCTCGATCAATGAGTGGAAACAAGTTCTATGATGGCAGTGCTTCTATCAAAGAATTTATCCTATCTCAAGGTGTGTTTATCTATAATCAATTGGAAGGTTTGGAGGAGTCATCAACTAGGAATGATCGAATATTGGCACAGCTGCCTGTTCTCGCTGCCCTCAGAGAGGAGTGTATAAAGCATGGATATTATGTGCCCTCAAAACCAGCAGCTTCAAGTGGTACATTAAAGATTGCTTCAGATATCGGAGATGGACGGAATGGTTCATCCATTGTTGAAgctgaggaagatgaagatgccAAGTTGGCTAGACTATTTCAAGAAGAAGAATACTTCAAGTCTATGAAACAAAGAAAACGTCAGGTTGCTGCCTCCACGTCCAAGAAATTCTACATCAAAATTAATGAAGATGAAATTGCTAATGATTATCCTTTACCTGCCTATTATAAGACTGCTATTGAAGAGACAGATGAATTTATAGTGGTCGACGGTGAGGATGGTGATCTTCCCACACACATGCTTCACAACTGGTGTCTATACAATTCAGACTCGAGACTGATTTCACTGGAGCTTCTTCCAATGAAGGCTTGTGCTGATATTGATGTTACAATTTTTGGTTCTGGGGTTATGAGTGAAGATGATGGAAGCTGTGGGTTTGATCTCGATGCTGACAGTATCCAGTCTTCTTCAAGTGGTTCAATAGCACCAGTAGCACAGGATGCTTATGGCATGCCAGTTTACTTGAGTTCCATAAAGGAATGGGTGATAGAATGGGGAGCTTCAATGATTTCAGTATCAATTCGAACAGAACTGGCCTGGTACAGACTTGGCAAGCCATCAAAGCAGTATGCTTTGTGGTATGAACCAATACTGAAAACAGCAAGGGTTGGGAGAAGTATAATCACAATGCTTAAGGCAGAAAGTCGGGTAGCACGGCTCTCTTTTGCAGATGTCATTAAAAGATTGTCAGAGTTACCTAAGAATGATGGTGGTTACATTTCTTCTGATCCAGCATCTGTTGAGAGATATGTGGTTGTACATGGACCTATAATATTTCAGCTGTTTACAGAATTTCCAGATGTGAAGATTAAAAATTGTCCATTTGTTCATGGTCTTCGAGACAAAATGGAGAAGAGGCACCATACTAAATGGGTAGTAAATAAGAAGATTTTACAGAAGAGTGAATCAAATTTGAACCCAAGGGCATCGATGGGACCTGTGGTATCCAAGAGGAAGACGATGCAGGCTACAACAACGAAGCTGATTAACAGGATCTGGGGGGACTACTATTCAAATTACTCTCCTGAAGATTCAAGCCCGGGAGCAACTTGTGAAAAAATAGAAGAGGAAGAAGTTGAAGAAGAGGCCCAAGAGGACATAGAAGAGGATGATGCAGAAGAGAATTCATCAGTAATGGAAAAAGCCCAAAGGCCTTCTCCAATTTTAAGAAAAATTAAACCATGCTCCAGCAGCAAGAAGATTTTGTGGGATGAGGAGCCTTTGGGAAAAACATGTTCTGGTGAAGCTCTCTACAAGCATGCTGTTCTTCGTGGAGAAGAGATTTCTGTGGGTGGGGCTGTTTTGGTGGAAGTTGATGGTTCAGATGAAATTCCTGTTATCTATTTTGTAGAATACATGTATGAATCATCAGATGGAGAAAAAATGTTCCATGGCAGAATGATGCAGCGAGGATCTGATACTGTTCTTGGAAACACTGCTAATGAGAGGGAGCTATTCTTGACAAATGAGTGCATAAACTTGGCATTAAAGGATGTGAAACAGACAGTTGTTGTGGGTGTCAAGTCAATGCCATGGGGGCATCAATATAGGAAGGAGAATGCTGATGCTAATAGAATTGATAGAGCAAGAGcagaagagaggaagaagaaaggatTGCCGACTGAATATTACTGTAGAAGCTTGTATTGCCCTGAGCAAGGTGCTTTCTTTAGTCTTTCTCGTCATACTATTGGTCTGGGCTCTGGCTTCTGCCACTCTTGCAAAGTCAATGAAGATGAGAAGGCCAAAGAAGTCTTTGAAGTGAATTCATCAAAGACTGGTTTTATATACAGTGGAGATGAGTACTCAGTTCATGATTATGTCTACATAAGCCCCTACCAGTTTTCTGTGCAAACGATTGAAACTGAACTTTTCAAGGCTGGACGGAATTTGGGGTTGAAACCTTTTGTTGTGTGCCAAGTGCTGGGGATAATTACTGCAAAGGGATCTAAACAATCTGAAATGAAGTCTACCCAG GTTAAAGTTCGAAGATTTTTCAGACCAGAGGACATTTCGGTTGAGAAAGCATACTGCTCTGATATTAGAGAGGTCTACTACAGTGAAGAACTACATATTTTGCCTGTTGATAGCATAGAAGGAAAATGTGAAGTCAGAAAGAGGAGTGATCTTCCAGAATGCAATGCTCCTGCATTGTTTCAGCATATATTCTTCTGTGAGCATCTATATGATCCTTCTAACGGGTCTATTAAGCAGTTGCCGGCTAACATCAGGGTAAAGTACTCAACAGTAGGTGGTGATCCTGAATCTAGAAAGAGAAAGGGCAAGtgtaaagaaggagaagatgttCCAGAAGTTCAGAAACAGAGGGATGATTCTGACCACAAACGCTTAGCCACTTTGGACATATTTGCTGGATGTGGTGGCTTATCGGAGGGGTTGCATCAGGCTGGTGTCTCAGTAACCAAGTGGGCAATCGAGTATGAAGAGCCGGCTGGACAGGCTTTCCAACTCAACCATCCTGAGTCCAAGGTGTTCATCAATAATTGCAATGTCATCTTGAAGGCTGTCATGGACAAATGTGGAGATGTGGATGATTGCATCTCAACCAGTGATGCCAATGATTTAGCTGCATCACTAGACGATAAGGTGAAAAATGATCTGCCCTTGCCAGGGCAAGTAGACTTTATTAATGGAGGCCCTCCATGCCAGGGTTTTTCTGGTATGAATAGATTCAATACCAGCACGTGGAGTAAAGTCCAGTGTGAAATGATATTGGCTTTCTTATCCTTTGCTGATTACTTTCGGCCAAAATACTTCCTCCTGGAGAATGTGAGGAACTTTGTGTCTTTTAATAAAGGACAGACATTCCGTCTGACTCTGGCTTCGCTTCTTGAGATGGGTTATCAGGTGAGGTTTGGTATTCTGGAAGCTGGAGCTTACGGGGTTTCCCAGTCCCGAAAGCGAGCATTTATTTgggcagctgcaccagatgAGATTCTTCCCGAATGGCCAGAGCCAATGCATGTTTTTGGTGTGCCAGAGTTGAAGATCAATTTATCCAGTAATTCATATTATGCTGCTGTTCGGAGTACTGCAAGCGGAGCCCCTTTCCGACCCATAACGGTAAGAGACACAATCGGCGATCTCCCAGCTGTAGGCAATGGAGCATCCAAGGTCAAtctggagtatgaaagtgaccCTGTCTCATGGTTCCAGAAGAAAATCAGAGGGAACATGGCTGTTTTGACTGATCACATTTCAAAAGAAATGAACGAGCTGAACCTCATTCGGTGCAAGAGGATTCCCAAGAGGCCTGGTGCAGACTGGAAGGACCTTCCAGAGGAAAAAGTGACGCTCTCTACTGGTCAAGTAGTCGACTTGATACCATGGTGCCTGCCCAACACCGCCAAACGCCACAACCAGTGGAAGGGCCTGTTCGGAAGGTTGGACTGGGAAGGCAACTTCCCAACCTCCGTCACTGATCCTCAGCCAATGGGCAAGGTGGGAATGTGCTTCCATCCCGACCAGGACAGGATTATAACAGTTAGAGAATGCGCTCGTTCTCAAGGCTTTCCCGATAGCTACCAGTTTTATGGCAACACTCTCCACAAGCACAGGCAGATTGGAAACGCTGTCCCTCCAACTCTGGCTTATGCTCTCGGCCGAAAACTCAAGGAAGCAGTCGACAGCAAGAGCTCTTCTTCACAAGAGTAG